ACGGCCAGCGGTGTCATAGTGCGAGCCGTGGCAGGGGCAGAACCAGCCGCCAAACTCTCCAGCGCCATCGCCGATCGGAACACACCCGAGGTGGGTGCAGACACCGATCATCACCAGCCATTCACCGGCCTCGTCAAGGGCGCGGTTTTCATCGAGCGCGTCGGCGCCGGGCTTGTTGGCGTTTTCGCCGTTTTTGTCGATCTCAAGGTCGTCCAGTGTCACGGCGCGTGCGGCTTCGATCTCTTCAGGGGTGCGGCGGCGGATAAACACCGGCTTGCCCAGCCATTTCACCGTAAGCTGCGTGCCCACTTCGACGCCGGAAATGTCGACCCGGATCGAAGACAGGGCCGTCACATCGGCAGAGGGGTTCATTTGATCGACAAGCGGCCAGACCGCGGCACCCGCGGTGACGGCGCCTGCGCCTGCGGTGGCATAGTAGAGGAAGTCTCTGCGCGTGCCTTCGTGTTCATCTGCGTGGGACACCAGGTTTTCTCCGTTTTCTTCTGAGGCCGTGCAAAGGCCCATCGTGAACAAGGCCGCAGAATCCAGCAGCCCTTCTCGCGCGTTCTTTAGCCTTGGTTTGGCCTTGCGTCCAGATGGGAATGCCAAATGCGCCTAAAGGGCGCAGTCGGGCGGGTCATTCGGTCACAGATTGATTTTGCCCCTGTGGGGCAGCCCCAAGCCGGGCGTCGGGCCGCGCGATTCGCCTTGTTCCCGCGTGTTTCCACCGAGGTCTCTGTTATGGCGGGTGCTGCGCTCAATCGCGCGGCGCGGTGGATTTGAGCGACTCGCGTTCAGAGATGGTGGCCGCCCAGTCATCAAGTGCGTCGTTGCCTTTGCGCCAGCCGCGCGCGTCGAGCCGGAAATCAAGATAGCCAAGCGCACAGGCAACGGCGATATGTGACATGTCGACCGGCCCGGCGAGGTGGCTCATCCAGCGGTCATTGATCGCTTTGACGGCATGTTCGATCTTGCTCCACTGGGCATCCATCCAATCGGCCATTTGGTGCTCTGGCGGGCGGAAGCGGCCCTCGTAGACAATCGAAAGCGCGCTGTCGAGGATGCCATCGGCGGTGGCTTCCAGCGTCAGGACCTCCCAGATCCGGGCGTCGGGATAGAGCCCGGCGGCCGCGCGCGCATCGAGATAGCGGGTGATGACCCGGCTGTCATAGATCGCCGGCCCGTCCGGGCGGATCAGCGCCGGGATGCGGCCCAGTGGATTGGCGGCGCGCACCGCATCGGCAACGGCGGTGGGGGCGGTTTTGACCGAAATGAATTCGACATCATCGGCCTGACCGGTTTCGATCAGGCAGGCATGAACCTTGCGGGCGTAGGGCGAGGCGGCGGAATAAACGAGTTGCATGGGCTGCGTCCTTTGTCGTGTTGTCCGGCAGGTTAGGCCGGGATGTGCGGCCTGTCTATGTTGCGTCTCGTCTGAGCCGTTGTTCAATCGGCAGGCGGAGGCAAGGCTATTCAGGCGGGCGGCGCATGAGCGCGGCCAGAAGCGCGGTATCGGCTCCCATCCCTTGTGCCGCGATATGATCCGCCGCCGCGAGGCGCGCCGCCTCGGGCTTGTTCTGGCTCAGCTTCCAGGTGCTGTCGACCGTGTCGATGTCAAAGCGAAACGGCTTGATCATGCGCATCATCTTTGCGGCGGTGTCAGGGGCGAGCTTGTCCAAGCGCCATTCCGGTTTGGGCGCCGGGGCGCCTCGAAATGGGCCGACTGGCGGGCGAGCAGATCGGGTAGAGTGTCGTCTGGCATCGGGCTCAGCGTGCCGGTCAGGTGGATGGCAAGGTAATTCCACGTCGGCACCTGATCGTCGAGCTCGTACCAGTCGGGCGAGACATAGCCATGCGGCCTTTGCACAGCAATGCGGGCCGGGACCGGCGCGGTCGCGCTGCGGGCGATTGGGTTTGAGCGGACAAGATGCAGCTCTGCCAGAGTGCCGCTTGCGCTGAGCAGAAATGGCACATGCGAGAGCATTGGGGCGGCGTTGGGCGCAGACACGGCCAGCATGCCAAAGCCGGCCTCGCGCGCAATGGCAATGGCTTCGCTTTGCTGTTCGGGCCGATAGATCGGATTGGGGTGCATGTGTCACCTGTGGTTGGCATCACGGCATAGCGGCCTGCCGGAGTTGGTTTGTCAAGCAAGGCGCCCTCGGACGACCCCACCCACCCACCCGTCGCCCGAGTGCGCCTTGCGCCTTATTTGCGAGCGGTGGCGTGTATTGGGGGCGGGAAAGATGCGCATCTAAAGAAAGAGGAAAGGCCGCGTTTCTTCAATGTTTCAAATACCCATTTCTTGAGCTTTCAACATCATGCTGTCGTTTGCGGTTTATGGCTATCGCTGGCCTATGGCACCGGGGCCGAGCGAAGCGAGGCCCCCCCCCGCGACGCCGTCAGGCGGCGCAACCCAATTGAAACTGGTGACGCCGTCAGGCGGCGCAACCGTCAGGCTGTAAGACGGGTGGTGGACTGTCCGGTGATTTGGGTGGTTACAATCTGGCCTTCGATTTGGGCTGTGCTGAAATCGACTTCGGCGAATTGTTCGGTGCGGCCCATATGGGGGTTTTCCATCAGGATGTGATGGGTTTGGCCCTGTTGTGCCGCCAAATGGCGGGTGACGGCGGTTTCTCCGGCGCTGCGAAGGCGGGCGGCGCGGGCTTTGATCGTTTTGCCATCGACTTGGGGCATGCGCGCGGCGGGTGTGCCGGGGCGTGGCGAATAGGGGAAGACGTGCAGCCACGTAAGGTGGCAGTCCTCGATCAGCGCCAGTGAGTTTTCGAAATGCGCGTCGGTTTCGGTTGGAAAGCCTGCGATGATATCCGCACCGAACGTCATGTCGGGGCGCAGGGTGCGGGCCTCTTCGGCGAAGCGGATGGCGTCGTCGCGCAGGTGGCGGCGTTTCATCCGTTTCAGGATCAGATCGTCGCCATGTTGCAGCGACAGGTGCAGGTGCGGCATCAGGCGCGGTTCGGTGGCGATGGCCTGCATCAGGTTGTCGTCAACTTCGATCGAATCGATCGAGCTGATCCTGAGGCGTGGCAGGTCGGGCACCAGTTTGAGGATGCGCATCACCAGATCGCCGAGTTTCGGCTCTGCTGGCAGGTCGGCGCCCCAAGACGTGAGGTCGACGCCGGTCAGCACCACTTCGTTATAGCCGCGATCCACGAGGCGCTTGATCTGATCCACCACAACCCCCGCCGGGACCGAGCGGGAATTGCCGCGCCCATAGGGGATGATGCAGAACGTGCAGCGGTGGTCGCAGCCGTTTTGCACCTGCACGTAGGCGCGGCTGCGCGTGCCGAAGCCGTCGATCAAATGCCCCGCCGTTTCGGTGACCGACATGATGTCATTCACCGCCACGCGTTCGGTTTCGCCGACAAAGTCGGGCGACATGGCCGCCCATGTATCGGGCTGCATTTTCTCGGTGTTGCCGATCACGGCGTCGACCTCGCCCATGGCAGAGAAGCTGTCCGGGTCGATCTGGGCCGCGCAGCCCGTGACGATCAGCCGGGCCGAGGGGTTTTCACGCCGCAGGCGGCGGATTTCCTGACGGGCTTTGCGCACCGCTTCATTCGTCACGGCGCAGGTGTTGACGATCACCGCGTCCTCGAGCCCGGCACCGGCGGCGAGTTCTTTCATCGCTTCGGTTTCATAGGCGTTGAGGCGGCAGCCCAACGTGGTGAATTTTGGTGCGGTCGACATGTCAGCCCGTCCAGACCGCATCAAAGACATGCGCCGTGGGCCCCGTCATCCAGACGCCATCCTCGCGCCAGTCGATCTGGATCGTGCCGCCGTCAAGCTCGATCGTCACGGCCCGCCCGGTCAGCCCGCGGCGATACGCCGCCACAGCGGTGGCACAGGACGACGATCCAGAGGCGAGGGTGATTCCCGTGCCACGCTCCCACACCCGCATGCGCAGGTGGTCGGGGCCGATCACATGGGCGAATTGCACATTGGTGCGTTCGGGGAACAACGGGTGGTGTTCAATCGCCGCCCCGCGGGTGGCAAGATCGACAGACTCGGCGTCGGGCACGAAGAAGGTGCAATGCGGGTTGCCCATGCCGGTGCCAGTTGGGGCGCCGTCGATTGGCAGCTCGGTCGTGTCCATCGCGCGGGCGAGGGGGATCTCCTGCCAGTCAAGCTGGGGCGCGCCCATATTGACCGAGGTGAGGCCATTGCCCGCATCGCGCGCGGCAAGAGCGCCACGTTCGGTCAACAGCGTCAGCGCGGATGTGCCGGATTCGTCCATCAAATAGCGGGCAATACAGCGCGTGGCGTTGCCGCAAGTGGCGGAAAGCGAGCCATCGGCATTAAAGAACGTCAGCCGCGCATCGGCGTTATCATCGTTATGAATGACGGCGAGTTGGTCGAACCCGACCCCGCGATGCCGGTCCGCCATGGCGCGGGCGATGTCGGGTGTAATGGCCACAGGGCGCACCCGCGTATCAACGACAACGAAATCATTGCCGAGCCCGTGCATTTTCATGAATGGAATATGATCGCCGGTTCTGTCCATGGGCGGCATATACGCCCGACATCCGACATTATCCAGCGTCGAGCGAAAATTCGCGAATTTTCGGGGTTGACCCTTGTCCAAGCTCTTTCTAGATAGGCCGCCTAGTGGGCCGTTAGCTCAGTTGGTAGAGCAACTGACTTTTAATCAGTGGGTCGCAGGTTCGAATCCTGCACGGCTCACCACTGTATCCAGATAAAGTGCGACGCTTTTGGTGTCTTGCGTGGCGCATGGGCGTCGCAGGGTCGGCGGAGTGCGGGAATTATCTCGCGCTTGGCGAGTCGCTTGCCCGTATTGGGACCGGGTTTGTCGGGGAATCAGATTGAATTGTTGAATAAGGCACGGCGGTTTGCGCGAAATCGTTTATCCTTCTGGTTGTGAGTGTCCGAGCGAATAACATGTGCTTATTTTTTAGTCATTAACGGAACGTGTTTTCGCGGGGCGTTTTGGCGGCTGTTTTCAGTGGGCTGGAAGGCGGATTATTTGTATCGAAAGCAATGGGATGGGTGATTTCAGCGGGATGCGGCGAGGTGCCCGGAACAGCCAGTGGAAATGCGGGTTTCGAGGGGGCTGCGCCGCTCTGTGGCAAAACAATCCTAATATCACGTTAATACTGTTTCTTGCGCCATATTTCGACCAAGATTCGGCTTTAGGTTGTTTGAAAGGATGGCGGATTAGCCTGAGAAAAAAGAATTTTGCTGGGGCACTGGAAACGAAATGAAGATACTTGCTGTAGATGACGACCCGATTATCCTCGAACTGCTGGGGCAGTTTGTGGAAGCGATTGGCGAACATGAGCTGACCATGGCGACATGTGGGCGTGACGCTCTCGAGCAGCTTCAGGATGCAAACAGTCCGGACTTCGATTGCTTTCTGATTGATATTCAGATGCCGGAAATGGACGGTGTCGAGCTGACGCAGCGCATCCGGTCGATGAAACGCTTTGTTGATACGCCGATCCTGATGCTGACGGCGATGTCGGCGAAACGCTATGTTGATGCGGCTTTTGCGGCGGGGGCGACCGATTACGTCAACAAGCCCTTCGAGGTCAGCGAGCTGAAAGCGCGGTTGTCGCTTGTTGAGGGCATCGTGGATGCGCGTCGGGTCAACACCAACAAGATTTTCGCCGCCAAGGCCGCCGTGACCGGTGACAGCCCGGTGCAGCAGCTTGAGCTGCATGAGCCGATTTCGATTTATGACGTCGAGAATGTCATTGATTATACGGCGATGCAGAACTATGTCGCGCAGCTTTCGCGCACGACGATGTTCGGGTCGGCCACGTTTGCCTTTACGATCCGCAAGATTGACGAGCATCACATGGCGATGTCGGCTTTTGAATATTCGAGCATGATTTCGGATGTTGCCGAAATTATTTCGGACACTTTGGCCGGGCGGCAATTCCTGATGGCTTATGCCGGGAACGGGACGTTCGTTTGCGTGACCGAAAGCGGATGGCGTCCGGACATGGAAGCGCTGATGGACGAGATCAACCTGAGCTTGTCGCAGACCGAGCTTTATAACAACGCTGGTGAGCTGCTTTATGTGCGGGTCAGCGCGGGCGAGCCTGTGCGTCTTATCTGGCAATCGGAGCAGACGGTCATGGAGGCGCTGTCCAAGGCGCATGCATCGGCCGAGGCTGCGAGCGCGGCTTATGAGCGGGCACAGGACGGGTTTTGGCTGGGTGAGAGGCTCGCATGAGCGATGTGATGCGAGACTTTCCGGGGCTGGAGCCGATCCGGCAACGATTCCGCGCGACGCTCGCTGATCGCCAAAGCGATGTGGCGCATCACGCGCTTGAGGCGTGGAATGCGTCGCAGGAGGGCGGGACGCCGAAGGCCGTGGCCCGCCACCTCAAGGAAGTGCGCAACAGGTTGCACACGATTGCCGGCAGCGCCGGATCGCTTGGCTATGGCGAATTGGGTGAGGCCGCCTTTCATGGCGAGGCCGAGATTATTTCGTATCTTGAGCGCGAAGATGCCGCCACGTCGGCGGCGGTGCCAGCGGATGTGATTTACGCCATCAACACGTTTATCGAGCGCTGCGGCGCGGCGATAGACGGCGACTGATATCGCGTGGCTGTTTGGCCAGTGCTTAAAAGCAGCCTGAACTAGCCTTCTTTTGCTTTGCTCATCGCGGCTTTGACCTGCTCACCGAGGGTGGTGGGGTCAAACGGCTTGCTGATCACCGCCGCAGCGCCGGTTTCCAGAAGCGCTTCGCGTTCACCGTGTTGGGCGCGGGCGGTCATGAAAATGGCAGGCGTGTTGGCGAAGGCCGGTTTCTCGCGGATGAACTCGAGCATCTCTTTGCCGCTCATTCCGGGCATCATCATATCCATCAAAAGCACGTCTGGCTGAAAGCCATCGACCGCTTTCAAACCCTCTTCGCCCGAGTCACATTGCAGCACCTCGAATTCGCCCGACAGGGCGAGAGCGAGCATAGTGATTTCGCGGATATCTTCATCATCTTCGACATGCAGAAGTTTAATCATCAGCGGCTCCTCGTTCTCACGTTTGCCAAGTTTACCATGTGATTTGGCTCAATCATCGCGCGTTGCGCTGGTTGGCCTTGATTGGCATTGGCTGTTGTTTTTATGTTTGTGTTTATGGGCACCACGGTCAGCCGTTTGTCACGTATTCATGATGCGAGAGCAAGGCATTCGGTAACACTTTCAGCAACGTGTGACATGTCATGGTGGCTTTTCTCATGCGAGGCAAAGAGGCGTGGGTCTTCGGCTGTGGCGCCCTTGGATCCGAGCGCGATGAGGCGGGCGCGGGGCTGGGCGCGGGTGATCTCGTCAAGCAGGCGATCGACCGCGCCGTTGGGCATGTCCCAGTCAAAGATGATAACGTCCCATGCGGTTGTGCGGATTTTGCCC
This genomic window from Rhodobacteraceae bacterium D3-12 contains:
- the petA gene encoding ubiquinol-cytochrome c reductase iron-sulfur subunit, coding for MSHADEHEGTRRDFLYYATAGAGAVTAGAAVWPLVDQMNPSADVTALSSIRVDISGVEVGTQLTVKWLGKPVFIRRRTPEEIEAARAVTLDDLEIDKNGENANKPGADALDENRALDEAGEWLVMIGVCTHLGCVPIGDGAGEFGGWFCPCHGSHYDTAGRIRKGPAPRNLDIPLAAFDGDELILG
- a CDS encoding glutathione S-transferase — translated: MQLVYSAASPYARKVHACLIETGQADDVEFISVKTAPTAVADAVRAANPLGRIPALIRPDGPAIYDSRVITRYLDARAAAGLYPDARIWEVLTLEATADGILDSALSIVYEGRFRPPEHQMADWMDAQWSKIEHAVKAINDRWMSHLAGPVDMSHIAVACALGYLDFRLDARGWRKGNDALDDWAATISERESLKSTAPRD
- the dapF gene encoding diaminopimelate epimerase, with the protein product MPPMDRTGDHIPFMKMHGLGNDFVVVDTRVRPVAITPDIARAMADRHRGVGFDQLAVIHNDDNADARLTFFNADGSLSATCGNATRCIARYLMDESGTSALTLLTERGALAARDAGNGLTSVNMGAPQLDWQEIPLARAMDTTELPIDGAPTGTGMGNPHCTFFVPDAESVDLATRGAAIEHHPLFPERTNVQFAHVIGPDHLRMRVWERGTGITLASGSSSCATAVAAYRRGLTGRAVTIELDGGTIQIDWREDGVWMTGPTAHVFDAVWTG
- the mtaB gene encoding tRNA (N(6)-L-threonylcarbamoyladenosine(37)-C(2))-methylthiotransferase MtaB, with the translated sequence MSTAPKFTTLGCRLNAYETEAMKELAAGAGLEDAVIVNTCAVTNEAVRKARQEIRRLRRENPSARLIVTGCAAQIDPDSFSAMGEVDAVIGNTEKMQPDTWAAMSPDFVGETERVAVNDIMSVTETAGHLIDGFGTRSRAYVQVQNGCDHRCTFCIIPYGRGNSRSVPAGVVVDQIKRLVDRGYNEVVLTGVDLTSWGADLPAEPKLGDLVMRILKLVPDLPRLRISSIDSIEVDDNLMQAIATEPRLMPHLHLSLQHGDDLILKRMKRRHLRDDAIRFAEEARTLRPDMTFGADIIAGFPTETDAHFENSLALIEDCHLTWLHVFPYSPRPGTPAARMPQVDGKTIKARAARLRSAGETAVTRHLAAQQGQTHHILMENPHMGRTEQFAEVDFSTAQIEGQIVTTQITGQSTTRLTA
- a CDS encoding response regulator, producing the protein MIKLLHVEDDEDIREITMLALALSGEFEVLQCDSGEEGLKAVDGFQPDVLLMDMMMPGMSGKEMLEFIREKPAFANTPAIFMTARAQHGEREALLETGAAAVISKPFDPTTLGEQVKAAMSKAKEG
- a CDS encoding Hpt domain-containing protein, which codes for MSDVMRDFPGLEPIRQRFRATLADRQSDVAHHALEAWNASQEGGTPKAVARHLKEVRNRLHTIAGSAGSLGYGELGEAAFHGEAEIISYLEREDAATSAAVPADVIYAINTFIERCGAAIDGD
- a CDS encoding response regulator, producing MKILAVDDDPIILELLGQFVEAIGEHELTMATCGRDALEQLQDANSPDFDCFLIDIQMPEMDGVELTQRIRSMKRFVDTPILMLTAMSAKRYVDAAFAAGATDYVNKPFEVSELKARLSLVEGIVDARRVNTNKIFAAKAAVTGDSPVQQLELHEPISIYDVENVIDYTAMQNYVAQLSRTTMFGSATFAFTIRKIDEHHMAMSAFEYSSMISDVAEIISDTLAGRQFLMAYAGNGTFVCVTESGWRPDMEALMDEINLSLSQTELYNNAGELLYVRVSAGEPVRLIWQSEQTVMEALSKAHASAEAASAAYERAQDGFWLGERLA